The following DNA comes from Buttiauxella agrestis.
AGGATCATCGTGGCGGCTACGTGGGTCATGATAATGCGACTCCTCAACGGGAGGCGTTTCTGACAGGGTATTCATCTGTTCAACTTGTGAATTCATTTAGGCGTTATGTCGGTGTTTGTAGGGTGGATAAGCGAAGCGTCATCCACCAAATAATGTCGGATGGCGCTGCGCTTATCCGACCTACGGAAATATATTCCTTAAACACTACTGCAATTCTGGCAACGTATTATTACTTGCCGAATCTATTGGCTGGCCTGCGGCTGTGGGGTTGATTTTTAGTGATTTTAATAATTCACCTGTCCGGGCAAAAATACGGTAGCCGCTGGATATTTCCAGGTAACGTAATTCCACTAAACGGCGTTTGGATGAAAAAACTTCATTTTCACTGTCTAATAAATCTAACAGCGTACGTTCACCTAAACTAAATTGGTCCTGATAAGCGGTACGGACTTTTACACTACGGTCGGCATAATCAGCGGCTGCGGGTAATTGGTCGCGGGCACTTTTTAATGCCGACCATGCCAGGCCAATTTCCTGATTCATCTGGCGTAGTGTGTTATTACGAACATCCTGTGCTTGTTTTTGCAAATAGGCACGAGACTGCATTGCGGCTTTATCGCTGCCACCCTGATAGAGGTTGTAATGCATTTTCACCATCGCTTGCCACTCCTCAGAATGCGCACGCGTGGTGTCAGTGTCGTTGCTAACGCTACGGGCAAGCTCGACGTCAACGCGTGGGTAAAACGTTGATTTAGAAGCCTCATATTGCTGACGAGCCGCTTCAATATCGGCATTTGCAGATTTCAGAAGCGGACTGTTGGATTCCATAATCCGTTTCGCATCTTCAAGCGATTTTGGCAACAAAGCATCAATGTTTTCCGGCAGACTGAGGTTTTCTGGCGCTTCACCGGTGACACTCAAGAACGTGGTATTTGCATCTTCGAGGTTGGTTTGCTCGGTCAGTAAATTGTTGCGAGCCTGTGCAAGACGGGCTTCTGCCTGCATTAAATCACCAGAACGGCCAACACCCTGGTCGGTACGCAAACGAATCTGGTCATAGATGCGTTCATGGTTTGCCAAATCGTCTTCTGCCAGACGGACATATTCCTGGCGTTGCAACACGTCGAGATAGGACTGAACCACTTCGAATGCGGTTGTTTCGCTAACATTCAAGACGTTAAAAGCACGAGAGTCCACCGTGGCTTTCTGGCGATCTACTTCGCTTGACGTCGCAAACCCGTCGAAGACATTCTGATTAAGGTTAATCGTGGCATCGTTCGGGGAAAGGTTCATCCCTTTGTTACTGCCGCCTGCGCGCGTAGTAGCATCATTAATATTCTTCTGGCCTGCTTCGGCATCCAGATTTAATGTTGGCAGATAGCCACCGCGAGCTGCGCGTAAGTCTTGTTCAGCAGAATAACGACTATTAACAGAGGCATTAACTTCAGGATGATTTGATAAGGCTTGTTTGACAGTATTTTGTAAACTTTCTGCGTTAACAGATTGTATTGATAAACAACCAATTATAAAAAAGAAAAACTTCTGCATTGTCTGAATGCCTTATTACGCATAGTAATGATATCCCTATATCACGCTTTATATCCATTATCTCTTAACACGAAACATCATATTAATTAACAAGTGCAGAAGTGTTTGCCTGACTACAATAAATGCGGCTTTCATTCGAAATGAAATTTATTGTTTTGTAATGTGATGTTTCACTTTACGTCATTTTTGATTATATTTAACGCTCAGTCAAGCCTCCAGTAATAGAGTTCTAATAACTGTGTTTTTTTCTACATTTTAAATTAGCTCTGAATTAGAGATGTCCATTAATGGATATTTTTCTATATTCCGTGAATGTATTGTGAATGAAAGAATAATGTTATTGGTTAATTAACTTATTGCGGCATTTATAAAAATAAAGATGATATTCAAGAGAGGGTACTGTGAGTAATTTACTCGGTGTGATCAAGGCGATAATAGGCCAGGTTTATGTAGTAGAAGCAGATGGCTCGCAGCGTCTCTTGAAAGAAGGTGACCGAATCTACAGTGGCGAAGAAATTGTCACTGGCGCCAGCGGCGCGGTAAGTGTGGCTCTGCCAGACGGTAAAACACTCGATCTCGGGCGTAATAGCCACTGGACTGAACACGGCTTAAACGCGGTGAATAATGTGGAGCATGACACGCAAGATGTCGCATCCATACAGAAGGCAATCGCCGACGGTACCGACCCGACGCAAGCCTTAGAAGCGACCGCAGCGGGCAATGAACCCCCTGTGCAGATTGAAGGCGGCGGCGGCGGTCACACCCTGGTCCAACTGGACTTAACCGGGCAAATCATCGACCCAACAGCCGGTTTCAACACGCAAGGTATCGGCGCACCGACCTGGGCACTAAACCTCCCCGAGAATGGTTTAGACGACGGCGGCTCCCCGCCTGTACTTCCCCCGCTGGTTAACATTGACGATTTTGCCGGTAACGATGGCTTCATTAACAAAGAAGAAATAAGCCACGCCAACGTCAGCGGTACCAGTAACCAAAATCACGTCACGCTGGTCTTCACCGATAGCCAAAAAAACACAATCACCGTCGATGTCCCTGTCGCTAACGGACACTGGACCATCCAGCCTGATTTAAGCGGCCTTGTAGACGGTGAAATTACCGTGGTTGCCACCGCCACTGATGTTTCCGGGCGCACCGCGCAAAGCACCGCCGATGCACTGATTGACACTGTCGATCTGCACGACACTATCACCATTGATGACGTCACCGCTGATAACGTGATTAACATCGCCGAATCTCATCAAGAGAAAACCTCCGTTCACGGCTCTGTCGGCGGCGATGCCAGACTCGGCGATAAAATTACGCTGACGGTGAACGGGCACGAATACAACGGTGAGGTTATTGACCTGGGTAATGGCGCATTGGGTTACCGGATTGACGTTTCTACTCAAGGGTTGCTGGCCGATCCCAATATTCACGCGACGGTGACTTCAACGGATGAAGCGGGGAACACCACTCAGGCTGCTTCCGATCACCACGTTGATATCGATTTGGATATTCATAACTCGGTCACTATCGGGACTGTGGCTAGCGATGACGTGGTGAATGCCATCGAATCCCGTATGCCAACGATGATTACCGGCGTAGTGGGTGGCGATGCGCAGGCGGGCGACCCGATTACGGTGACGGTCAATGGCCGTGATTACCACGGAGTTGTGGTCAGTGAAAACGGTCAATTGCGTTATAACGTCCCCGTACCGACCAACCAGCTTAACGAAGGAAATAATGACGTTAAGGTTGAGGTGGTCAGCCACGACGCGGCGGGTAACGAAGCGATTGCGGTCGAGCACCACAATGTCACGCTTGATACCCTAGCGCAAAACGCGCTGACGATTGAAACCGTGGCGGGCGACAACGTGGTGAATGCCGCCGAGTCCCGTATGCCGACCCTGATCTCCGGTGTGGTGAGCGGGGATGCGCAGGCGGGCGACCATGTGGTGGTCACAGTCAACGGCCATGAATACCGTGGCGATGTGGTGACCGACGAAAACGGCCAGCTGCGTTATGAAGTGCCGGTGCCGACGAATGCCCTGAACGAAGGCAACAACGATGTGCAGGTGATGGTCAGCGGCGTCGATGCTGCCGGTAACACGGCGATTGCGGTGGAGCATAAAAATGTGGTCCTCGACACCCATGCCGAAAACCATGTGATCGTCCAGACCGTGGCCGGTGACAACGTGGTAAACGCCGCCGAGTCCCGTATGCCGACCATGATTTCTGGTGTAGTCAGCGGGGATGCGCAGGCGGGCGACCATGTGGTGGTCACAGTCAACGGCCATGAATTCCGTGGCGACGTGGTGACCGATGAAAACGGCCAGTTGCGCTACGAAGTGCCGGTCCCGACGGCGGCGCTCAACGAAGGCAACAACGACGTGCAGGTGATGGTCACCGGTGTCGATGCCGCCGGGAACACCGCGATTGCGGTGGAGCATAAAAATGTGGTGCTCGACACCCATGCCGAAAACCACGTGATCGTCCAGACCGTGGCCGGTGACAACGTGGTCAATGCTGCCGAGTCACGGATGCCGACCCTGATTTCTGGCGTGGTGAGCGGGGATGCGCAGGCGGGCGATAAAGTCGTCGTCAGCGTTAACGGTCATGAATTCCGTGGCGACGTGGTGACCGACGAAAACGGCCAGTTGCGCTACGAAGTGCCGGTGCCGACGGCGGCGCTCAACGAAGGCAACAACGATGTGCAGGTGATGGTCACGGGCGTCGATGCTTCGGGCAACACCGCGATTGCGGTGGAGCATAAAAATGTGGTCCTCGACACCCATGCCGAAAACCACGTGATCGTCCAGACCGTGGCCGGTGACAACGTGGTCAATGCCGCCGAGTCCCGGATGCCAACCCTGATCTCCGGCGTGGTGAGCGGGGATGCGCAGGCGGGTGATAAAGTCGTCGTCAGCGTTAACGGCCATGAATACCGTGGCGATGTGGTGACCGACGAAAACGGCCAGCTGCGCTACGAAGTGCCGGTCCCGACGGCGGCGCTCAACGAAGGCAACAACGATGTGCAGGTGATGGTCACCGGTGTCGATGCGTCCGGGAACACCGCCATCGTGGTCGAGCATAAAAATGTGGTGCTCGACACCCACGCCGAAAATCATGTGATCGTCCAGACCGTGGCCGGTGACAACGTGGTCAATGCCGCCGAGTCCCGTATGCCGACCATGATTTCTGGTGTAGTCAGCGGGGATGCGCAGGCGGGCGACCATGTGGTGGTCACAGTCAACGGCCATGAATACCGTGGCGACGTGGTGACCGATGAAAACGGCCAGTTGCGTTACGAAGTGCCGGTGCCGACGGCGGCGCTGAACGAAGGCAACAATGACGTGCAGGTGATGGTCACCGGCGTCGATGCCGCCGGGAACACGGCGATTGTGGTGGAGCATAAAAATGTGGTCCTCGACACCCATGCCGAAAACCACGTGATCGTCCAGACCGTGGCCGGTGACAATGTGGTGAATGCCGCCGAATCCCTTATGCCAACCCTGATTTCTGGTGTAGTCAGCGGGGATGCCCAGGCGGGTGATAAAGTCGTCGTCAGTGTTAACGGCCATGAATACCGTGGCGATGTGGTCACCGATGAAAACGGCCAGTTGCGCTACGAAGTGCCGGTCCCGACGGCGGCGCTCAACGAAGGCAACAACGATGTGCAGGTGATGGTCACCGGTGTCGATGCGTCCGGGAACACCGCCATCGTGGTCGAGCATAAAAATGTGGTGCTCGACACCCACGCCGAAAACCATGTGATCGTCCAGACCGTGGCCGGTGACAATGTGGTGAATGCCATTGAATCCCGGATGCCGACCCTGATCTCCGGTGTGGTGAGCGGGGATGCGCAGGCGGGCGATAAAGTCGTCGTCAGCGTCAACGGCCATGAATACCGTGGCGATGTGGTGACCGACGAAAACGGTCAGCTGCGCTACGAAGTGCCGGTGCCGACGGCGGCGCTGAACGAAGGCAACAACGATGTGCAGGTGATGGTCACCGGCGTCGATGCCGCCGGGAACACCGCCATTGTGGTGGAGCATAAAAATGTGGTGCTCGACACCCATGCCGATGCCACTATCACCATTGACGCCGTCACCAAAGATAACGTCCTGAATCACGATGAGCTGGCGGCTAAAACCCAGTTTATCCACGGTGTTGTGGATGGCGATGCGAAACTTCACGACCGTGTGGATATAGAAATTAAAGGTAATCATTTCAAAGGCGAAGTGATTGATCTTGGCAACGGGAAGCTGGGTTACAACATTGCGGTCGATCCGCGCGTCTTCAGCAATAACAAAGGTGAAGTGGACGGTACGGTCAATGTGCACGCCACCATTACCTCTCATGATGATGCGGGCAATGAAGTGATCGCGACTCAGGATCACACGGTTAAAATCGATAACCACGCCAATGCCACACTCACCATTGATGATGTCACCAAAGATAACGTTCTTAACCACGACGAATTGAATGCCGAGAAGCAGTTTGTTCACGGTAACGTTGGCGGCGACGCGCGTGTGGGTGATGTGGTTGATCTTGAGATTCGCGGCAATCATTTTACCGGCAGTGTCGTTGATTTCGGCAACGGCAACTTAGGCTACAACATCGAAGTGGACCCCGCGGCGTTTAGCCGCAACAAAGGTGAAATTGACGGCGACGTAAACATTCACGCCACCATAAAATCTCACGATGGCGCGGGTAACGTAGTGGTGCAGACCGCTGACCATTTAGTGCACATCGACAACCACGCCAATGCCACCATCTCCATTGACGCCGTCACCAAAGATAATGTCCTAAATCACGATGAGCTGGCGGCTAAAACCCAGTTTATTCACGGTGTTGTGGATGGCGATGCAAAACTTCACGACCGTGTGGATATAGAAATTAAAGGCAATCATTTCAAAGGTGAAGTGATTGATCTTGGCAACGGGAAACTGGGCTATAACATCCCGGTCAATCCGCGTGTCTTCAGCAACAACAAAGGTGAAGTGGACGGTACGGTCAATGTGCACGCCACCATTACCTCTCATGATGATGCGGGCAACGAAGTGATCGCGACTCAGGATCACCTGGTTAAGATCGACAACCACGCCAATGCCACTATTACTATCGGTGACGTCACACAAGATAACGTCCTCAACCACAGCGAACTGACTGCGCCGACGCAGATGGTAAGCGGCACGGTGGGTGGCGATGCTAAAGCGGGTGATGTGGTTGTTATCGAAGTGAGAGGACATCAGTTCACAGGCGAAGTGGTGGCTGAGGGCAAAGGGTTCGCCTACCACATTGAAGTGGATTCCGGGTTGTTCAGCAATAACCAGGGTGAAGTGGATGACAAAGTTCATATCCTCGCGACGGTGAAATCTCATGATGTTGCGGGCAACGTTGTTGTTCAGACTACGGAACACACGGTTTATATCGATAACCACGCCAACGCGACCATCACCGTTGACAGTGTGACCGACGATAACACCCTCAATCACACTGAGCTTGAACATCAAACGCAGACCATTACAGGCACTGTAGGCGGCGATGCTAAACCTAATGATGAGGTCATCCTCACCATTAACGGTAATCAACACAAAGGGGTTGTGGTTGAAACTCCGGATGGCCATCTTGTTTACAGCGTGGATGTTCCGACTGCTGAATTCGGTAACAACCAGAGTGAAGTGAATGCCGATAAACCTTTCACTGTTCAGGTTACATCTCATGACAAAGCGGGTAACGAAGTTGTCGTGACGACAGATCACAGGGTTCATCTTGATAACCATGCTGAAAATAGCGTGATTATCAAAACCGTGGCTGGCGACAACGTGGTTAACAATGCTGAACATCAGCACGATACAGACATCACAGGCCAGGTGAGCGGCAAAGATGCCAAACCGGGTGACGTAGTGGAAGTGACCGTGCACGGTAATAGCTACTTTGGTACCGTGTTTGAAGGAGCCGGAGGCCGCCTGTTATACAACGTTTCGGTCCCGCGTGACGCACTTAATGATGGTCATAACGACGTTCAGGTGAAGATTTCCAGCTACGACAAAGCAGGTAATGAAGCGTTAGCCATCGCACACCAAAACGTTGAGGTGGACACCGCAGCTCACGCCAGTATTACCATTGAAAATGTCACAAAAGATAACGTCCTGAACCACAGTGAACTGGATGCTGACCAACAATGGATCCACGGCAAAGTCGGCCTGGATGCACGCCCGGGCGATGTGGTTGATATCCAGATTGGGACTCAGCATGTCTACGGCGAAGTCGTTACTTTTGACGACAATTCACTTGGTTATCGTATCCCGGTGGAACCATCGCTATTCAGCGATAACAAAGGTGAAGTGGATGGAAGTGTCACTTTCCATGTGAGTGTGACCTCTCATGATAAAGCCGGTAACGTCGTGACGGTTACCGAAAAACATACTGTTGATCTCGATAATCATGCCAATGCGGCTATCGAGATTAATGATGTTACAGATCAGAATGTGCTGAACCATAGCGAGCTGAACAACGCAGTACAAACCATTACCGGTGAAGTTCACGGTGAT
Coding sequences within:
- a CDS encoding TolC family outer membrane protein; amino-acid sequence: MQKFFFFIIGCLSIQSVNAESLQNTVKQALSNHPEVNASVNSRYSAEQDLRAARGGYLPTLNLDAEAGQKNINDATTRAGGSNKGMNLSPNDATINLNQNVFDGFATSSEVDRQKATVDSRAFNVLNVSETTAFEVVQSYLDVLQRQEYVRLAEDDLANHERIYDQIRLRTDQGVGRSGDLMQAEARLAQARNNLLTEQTNLEDANTTFLSVTGEAPENLSLPENIDALLPKSLEDAKRIMESNSPLLKSANADIEAARQQYEASKSTFYPRVDVELARSVSNDTDTTRAHSEEWQAMVKMHYNLYQGGSDKAAMQSRAYLQKQAQDVRNNTLRQMNQEIGLAWSALKSARDQLPAAADYADRSVKVRTAYQDQFSLGERTLLDLLDSENEVFSSKRRLVELRYLEISSGYRIFARTGELLKSLKINPTAAGQPIDSASNNTLPELQ